One region of Rattus norvegicus strain BN/NHsdMcwi chromosome 13, GRCr8, whole genome shotgun sequence genomic DNA includes:
- the C1ql2 gene encoding complement C1q-like protein 2 precursor, with protein MALGLLIAVPLLLQAAPPGAAHYEMLGTCRMICDPYTVSPAGGPAGAKAPPPGPSTAALEVMQDLSANPPPPFIQGPKGDPGRPGKPGPRGPPGEPGPPGPRGPPGEKGDSGRPGLPGLQLTTSAAGGVGVVGGGTGGGGDTEGEVTSALSAAFSGPKIAFYVGLKSPHEGYEVLKFDDVVTNLGNHYDPTTGKFSCQVRGIYFFTYHILMRGGDGTSMWADLCKNGQVRASAIAQDADQNYDYASNSVVLHLDSGDEVYVKLDGGKAHGGNNNKYSTFSGFLLYPD; from the exons ATGGCACTGGGGCTGCTAATCGCGGTGCCTCTGCTACTGCAGGCGGCGCCCCCAGGAGCGGCTCACTACGAGATGCTGGGCACCTGCCGCATGATCTGTGACCCGTACACCGTCTCTCCCGCAGGGGGACCCGCGGGCGCCAAGGCTCCACCGCCCGGGCCCAGTACCGCTGCCCTGGAAGTTATGCAGGACCTCAGCGCCAACCCCCCGCCTCCGTTTATCCAGGGACCAAAGGGTGATCCGGGCCGACCAGGCAAGCCCGGGCCTCGGGGTCCTCCTGGAGAGCCAGGGCCTCCTGGACCCAGGGGTCCCCCGGGAGAGAAGGGAGACTCGGGGAGGCCAGGGCTACCCGGACTGCAGTTGACAACTAGCGCAGCCGGTGGCGTTGGTGTGGTGGGTGGCGGAACCGGGGGCGGTGGTGACACAGAGGGAGAAGTGACCAGTGCGCTGAGTGCTGCCTTCAGCGGTCCCAAGATTGCCTTCTACGTGGGACTCAAGAGCCCCCACGAAGGTTACGAGGTGCTCAAGTTCGACGACGTGGTCACCAATCTTGGCAATCACTACGACCCCACTACCGGCAAGTTCAGCTGCCAGGTGCGGGGCATCTACTTCTTCACGTACCACATCCTCATGCGTGGCGGCGACGGAACCAGCATGTGGGCGGATCTCTGCAAGAACGGGCAG GTGCGTGCCAGCGCCATAGCCCAGGACGCGGACCAGAATTATGACTACGCCAGCAACAGCGTGGTCCTGCACCTGGATTCGGGCGATGAGGTCTATGTGAAGTTGGACGGCGGGAAGGCGCACGGGGGCAACAACAACAAGTACAGCACGTTCTCGGGCTTTCTCCTGTATCCGGATTAG